In the genome of Thermosphaera aggregans DSM 11486, one region contains:
- a CDS encoding ABC transporter ATP-binding protein: MITAKIAEAGFSEDKPIIKNIYVESPKASVTLLLGESGSGKTTFLLSLTGVLKFLLNGYVNGLVRIDDLNPLEMNDYLKLPSKIGFIMQDPEKQLVMPTPFDETVFTLQMKGYSEEEAVKKARELLEKAGLSNKINLHVENLSGGEKRRLSILLSIIHQPQILILDEPSASLDVEGIRMVREIVRKYKERENTTVLIAEHKPVFYADLIDNAFIIEKTGSKRVTLETLHKSSVVDIARHQCAEKSKDNGSFGEVVLETYGLDIGFDKPMIRNINLTVRSGEAIGILGPNGSGKTTLLKTIAGFYRPLTGEIRVREGGRVFYVPQNPDLLFLFKTVEKELKETSKKTSFPVDELVELIPWYPSVKGLNPHWLSHGQRRWLSIVIAYAYSRGVILLDEPSTGLDYVRFNHLKRLITGLKKKGVSFLISTHDPRVVGEIVDKVYVIDNGRLIEVDKCRAVEEYYSRTGVSA, encoded by the coding sequence TTGATCACCGCTAAAATAGCTGAAGCAGGGTTTTCCGAAGACAAACCTATTATTAAGAACATTTATGTGGAGAGTCCCAAAGCCTCCGTTACCCTCCTACTGGGTGAGTCGGGCTCTGGTAAGACTACATTTCTCCTCTCCCTCACAGGAGTGTTAAAATTTCTACTAAACGGCTACGTAAACGGATTGGTTAGAATTGATGATTTAAATCCGCTTGAAATGAACGATTACTTGAAGCTCCCGTCGAAGATTGGGTTTATAATGCAGGATCCGGAAAAACAGCTCGTAATGCCAACTCCGTTTGACGAGACGGTTTTCACCCTTCAGATGAAAGGATATAGCGAGGAAGAAGCCGTTAAGAAGGCTCGGGAGCTTCTCGAAAAAGCAGGTCTCTCAAATAAAATCAACCTTCACGTGGAAAACCTGTCTGGTGGGGAGAAAAGAAGGCTTTCGATCCTCCTATCGATCATCCACCAGCCACAAATACTCATCTTAGATGAACCTTCCGCTTCCCTTGATGTTGAAGGGATAAGAATGGTTAGAGAAATAGTTAGAAAGTATAAGGAAAGGGAAAACACCACTGTTTTAATTGCGGAGCATAAGCCTGTTTTCTATGCTGACTTGATTGATAACGCCTTCATTATTGAAAAAACCGGTTCGAAACGTGTCACGCTTGAAACGCTTCACAAATCTTCCGTTGTGGACATCGCTCGGCATCAGTGTGCTGAGAAGAGCAAAGATAACGGTTCTTTTGGGGAAGTAGTGCTTGAAACTTACGGGTTGGATATCGGTTTCGATAAACCAATGATTAGGAATATCAATCTAACAGTCCGCAGCGGGGAAGCTATCGGTATATTAGGCCCTAACGGCTCGGGCAAGACTACGCTTTTGAAAACAATAGCTGGCTTCTACAGGCCGCTGACAGGAGAGATTAGAGTCAGGGAGGGAGGTAGGGTTTTCTACGTCCCACAGAACCCCGATCTCTTATTCTTGTTTAAAACTGTTGAGAAAGAGTTGAAAGAAACTAGTAAGAAAACAAGTTTTCCAGTAGATGAATTGGTCGAGCTCATTCCATGGTATCCAAGTGTTAAAGGTCTTAATCCACACTGGCTTAGCCATGGCCAGCGGAGATGGTTAAGTATAGTTATCGCCTATGCTTACTCCAGAGGAGTCATTCTGCTTGACGAGCCGTCAACAGGGCTTGATTATGTAAGGTTCAATCATTTGAAACGTCTAATTACCGGTTTGAAAAAGAAGGGGGTTTCGTTCCTAATCAGTACTCACGATCCCAGGGTGGTTGGTGAAATCGTTGACAAGGTCTACGTGATTGATAATGGAAGACTGATCGAGGTCGACAAGTGCAGGGCTGTAGAGGAATATTATTCGAGAACAGGTGTTTCCGCATGA
- a CDS encoding energy-coupling factor transporter transmembrane component T translates to MRKPSVSVVFIYALVLTSVALLLKDPHRLLPLVVFNVSLSLIAGLRKVWWLYLLILVASIGIFTNALFFANTGAVIINTGFLVVRENALKAFVTVTLRVVLIAGVGAFFVALFEPLEIIKGFTRELYMPASISLSLSYALRLLPLLRRDLEEVMFFRSQRGYRRRPLSFGELSSTLSALLITGFERALWSGVSLELRGFRNYRPSHRVSFNMCDVLIITALTAQLIYVVIA, encoded by the coding sequence ATGAGAAAGCCTAGTGTGTCAGTAGTCTTCATTTACGCATTGGTTTTAACAAGTGTAGCCCTATTGTTGAAAGACCCACACCGTCTTCTACCGTTAGTTGTTTTCAACGTGTCTCTCTCGCTTATAGCAGGGTTGAGGAAGGTATGGTGGCTCTATCTCTTAATACTTGTAGCTTCAATAGGAATTTTCACAAATGCTTTATTCTTCGCTAACACGGGTGCCGTTATCATAAATACTGGGTTTCTTGTCGTCAGAGAGAATGCTTTAAAAGCCTTTGTCACGGTAACGTTAAGAGTAGTGTTGATTGCCGGTGTCGGAGCCTTCTTCGTGGCGCTATTTGAGCCCTTAGAAATAATTAAAGGCTTCACAAGAGAACTCTACATGCCTGCTTCAATCTCTCTTTCGCTTTCATACGCTCTGAGGCTGTTACCGTTACTTAGGAGGGATTTAGAAGAAGTAATGTTCTTCAGAAGTCAGAGAGGGTATAGAAGGAGGCCCTTGTCCTTTGGCGAGCTATCTAGTACGCTATCGGCGTTGCTGATAACTGGTTTCGAAAGAGCGCTTTGGAGTGGTGTGAGCCTTGAGTTAAGAGGGTTTAGAAATTACAGGCCTTCTCACAGGGTCAGTTTCAACATGTGTGACGTTTTAATCATTACTGCACTAACTGCTCAGTTAATTTATGTCGTGATTGCATGA
- a CDS encoding ECF transporter S component, which produces MIASKSSEAGRTYTVVDFLYLGVIAVVFAVLFTLWWDVYYAVKAILGPVGTRILTYGLWFMPIPLAASLIRKPFAGLLGEVLPALLEAIFPTPGGIYNLYYGIAQGLAGEAGYAAFRYRKYGVVQAAVSGALPAIPALILDAILFEDIYPWNEMVVLLVALMISGALYGLIAYSVSLSIRRK; this is translated from the coding sequence ATGATAGCTTCCAAGTCTTCAGAAGCGGGTAGAACATATACTGTTGTCGACTTCCTATACTTAGGTGTAATAGCTGTAGTATTTGCAGTACTATTCACTTTATGGTGGGATGTCTACTATGCTGTTAAAGCAATACTAGGGCCAGTTGGGACCAGAATACTGACCTATGGATTATGGTTTATGCCAATACCCCTCGCGGCAAGCTTGATAAGGAAGCCTTTCGCAGGGCTTCTCGGAGAGGTCCTACCTGCGTTGCTGGAAGCGATTTTTCCAACGCCAGGCGGGATTTACAATCTATACTACGGTATAGCGCAGGGGCTGGCTGGCGAGGCTGGCTACGCGGCCTTTAGATACAGGAAGTATGGGGTTGTTCAAGCAGCTGTTTCCGGCGCACTGCCGGCAATACCCGCGTTAATCCTTGACGCAATACTATTTGAAGACATCTATCCATGGAATGAAATGGTAGTCTTACTCGTGGCTTTAATGATTAGCGGCGCTCTGTATGGCTTAATAGCTTATAGTGTATCATTATCGATTAGGAGGAAGTAG
- a CDS encoding TIGR00269 family protein, giving the protein MVNCSFCERKAVYVNHLNGRAYCKLHFTSYFERRVRRTIRKHRMLGEKEHIVVGVSGGKDSMSLLHILRKLSRKNKNWRLTALLVDEGIKGYRENTIPALKIYAERNMVEYKIVSFKDYLGLTLDEIVSTGREKGLPYLPCSYCGVFRRYVLNKAARELGGTVLATAHNLDDIVQTYLMNVINNSWDKIARLKPVADKGGHEGFVPRIKPFYEVLEKESAIYALVNGLVEPGYHQCPYAEYNIRFTIRKILNDLEEKYPGTKYGLLRSLEKIISLIENAQKTPVKPFGTCKICGEPSSHPICKACMYRFELGLLSPEESLRVKSVVNEHPNLRKLLARF; this is encoded by the coding sequence ATGGTAAACTGCAGTTTTTGCGAGCGGAAAGCAGTCTATGTCAATCACCTCAATGGGAGGGCCTACTGTAAGCTACATTTCACTTCTTATTTTGAAAGAAGAGTGAGGAGAACTATTAGAAAGCATAGGATGCTTGGTGAGAAAGAACACATCGTTGTAGGTGTGAGCGGCGGCAAAGACTCGATGAGCCTCCTTCACATACTCCGGAAACTTTCAAGGAAAAATAAGAACTGGCGTTTGACAGCGCTTCTTGTTGACGAGGGAATAAAGGGTTATCGTGAAAACACTATTCCAGCACTTAAAATTTACGCCGAGAGAAATATGGTCGAGTATAAGATCGTTTCATTCAAAGATTACTTAGGGTTAACCCTGGATGAAATAGTTTCAACAGGTAGAGAAAAAGGGCTTCCATACCTTCCATGCAGTTATTGCGGTGTGTTCAGACGGTACGTGTTAAACAAGGCTGCTAGAGAACTCGGGGGTACGGTATTGGCAACCGCTCACAATCTCGACGATATCGTTCAAACGTACCTTATGAACGTCATAAACAATAGTTGGGACAAGATAGCAAGGCTTAAGCCAGTTGCCGATAAAGGAGGACACGAAGGGTTTGTACCTAGGATAAAGCCTTTTTACGAGGTCTTGGAAAAAGAGTCTGCGATTTATGCTTTGGTTAACGGGCTTGTTGAGCCGGGGTACCATCAGTGCCCGTACGCAGAATACAATATACGATTTACCATTCGGAAAATCCTTAATGACTTGGAGGAAAAATACCCTGGCACCAAGTACGGGCTTCTCAGAAGTCTTGAGAAAATAATCAGTTTGATAGAAAACGCACAGAAGACCCCCGTGAAACCCTTTGGGACTTGTAAAATATGCGGCGAACCGTCTTCCCACCCTATCTGTAAAGCATGCATGTATAGGTTTGAGCTAGGATTGCTCTCCCCAGAGGAGTCTTTGAGGGTTAAATCAGTAGTTAATGAGCACCCTAACCTCAGAAAACTCTTAGCAAGGTTTTAA
- a CDS encoding VTT domain-containing protein, protein MLDIEFLKGFGFSGIFLISFISNAIPYSTIPYLFWLIPIFAIYQGNFVEFLFLILLSSLGASMGKLVVYFIGRGFSKLGEESRIKKNLNILTSEHSNALFFTLLLFTALPLPDDVIILPLGYARYSLVKYTVALVMGKMIVTSLAALYGKGLSIVFSESLNAPLWVTIIAYLYITILFTYLVGSIDWLKLGGLARKYGIRSAIKYFLKCVGKGFLSFHLLPYKILKNK, encoded by the coding sequence ATGCTTGACATCGAGTTTCTGAAAGGATTCGGGTTTTCTGGGATTTTCCTGATAAGTTTCATCTCAAACGCTATCCCTTATTCTACTATTCCGTACTTGTTTTGGCTGATACCTATTTTTGCCATCTACCAGGGTAATTTTGTGGAATTTTTATTCTTGATATTATTATCCTCGCTAGGGGCGTCAATGGGGAAGCTCGTGGTTTACTTCATAGGTAGGGGTTTTTCAAAGCTTGGGGAGGAATCAAGGATTAAAAAGAATCTCAACATATTGACCTCTGAACACAGCAATGCCTTATTCTTCACTCTATTATTGTTTACAGCTCTTCCACTGCCCGATGACGTGATTATTCTCCCCTTGGGATATGCGAGATACAGCCTCGTGAAATATACAGTAGCTTTGGTTATGGGCAAGATGATTGTTACTTCTCTCGCCGCGTTATACGGTAAAGGCCTTTCCATCGTTTTCTCGGAGTCTCTCAACGCCCCTCTATGGGTTACGATAATTGCTTACTTATACATCACAATATTATTCACGTATCTAGTAGGCTCCATTGATTGGCTCAAGCTTGGAGGTTTAGCGAGAAAATACGGAATCCGCTCTGCAATCAAATACTTTCTAAAGTGCGTGGGAAAAGGGTTTCTAAGCTTCCACCTACTTCCTTACAAGATTTTGAAAAACAAGTAA
- a CDS encoding mechanosensitive ion channel domain-containing protein has product MSQTDSVGKALGRLVIYIIVTVIILAIIQWFFTSGVEILAKTLEYEGILTIKDYAVYVQIIVLFVLGWMIVNAVASMFYAMMTPKYGASTGAAVRSLIRILGLGALVAGIAGGVAGGAAGVALGGFIGLVIGFATQQVLGQAIAGLFILLARPFKINDVVDVAGESEVTVKDISTLFTIVERKDGLIVLVPSTMIIGQKIVIRKRAEK; this is encoded by the coding sequence ATGAGTCAGACGGATAGCGTTGGGAAAGCATTGGGAAGATTAGTAATTTACATTATCGTAACCGTGATAATCTTGGCAATAATTCAATGGTTCTTCACCAGTGGTGTTGAAATTCTCGCTAAAACACTGGAATACGAGGGCATCCTCACGATCAAGGATTACGCAGTGTATGTGCAAATTATAGTATTGTTCGTCTTGGGCTGGATGATAGTGAACGCTGTTGCTTCAATGTTTTACGCTATGATGACTCCTAAGTATGGAGCCTCAACCGGAGCTGCAGTTAGAAGCTTGATCAGGATCCTAGGATTAGGCGCCTTAGTAGCTGGCATAGCTGGCGGGGTCGCGGGAGGAGCGGCGGGAGTGGCCCTAGGCGGCTTCATAGGCTTGGTCATCGGCTTCGCCACACAGCAGGTTTTGGGACAGGCCATAGCGGGATTGTTCATATTGTTGGCTAGGCCCTTCAAAATAAACGATGTTGTCGATGTAGCAGGAGAAAGCGAGGTCACTGTTAAGGATATTTCAACACTCTTCACTATTGTCGAGAGAAAGGATGGTTTAATAGTCTTAGTGCCGAGTACGATGATAATAGGTCAGAAAATAGTGATCAGGAAAAGAGCTGAGAAGTAG
- a CDS encoding protein-tyrosine phosphatase family protein — MYKWIIEGKLAQAPFPSLGELADLRRLFDAIIVLTMPHEQPLNEKYIEILESHGFQVLHVPTLDFHPLELFDLLKTSIFIDENLERSHRVLVHCMGGIGRSGLVTAAYLIFKGYDIYDAVKHVRTVVPGAIENRGQALMLENYYTLVKSFNRELLRDYGKKIFTLGDPKAVLHASKTTQFTIELLSNLHVNEAFSISAMAQSLLHFHDVKVRSKLKEVFENMEFSSASEEVLSFIHLLDFYQDGRVVLTIYDYLPDRVDLILLCKWGCDKIVEVSSSAKKTVEKLVGRKVSLSWANYLDYV; from the coding sequence ATGTATAAATGGATTATTGAGGGTAAGCTTGCCCAAGCACCTTTTCCAAGCCTAGGTGAACTAGCCGATCTCAGAAGACTTTTCGACGCCATTATTGTTCTTACAATGCCGCATGAACAACCGCTTAATGAGAAATATATCGAGATATTAGAGAGCCATGGATTCCAAGTCCTCCATGTCCCCACGCTCGACTTTCATCCTTTAGAACTCTTCGACCTTTTGAAAACAAGCATATTCATTGATGAAAACCTGGAGAGATCCCACAGAGTGCTTGTCCACTGCATGGGAGGCATAGGCCGGAGCGGGCTTGTTACTGCTGCGTACTTAATATTCAAAGGTTATGATATTTACGACGCGGTAAAGCATGTGAGAACGGTAGTGCCTGGTGCTATTGAAAACAGAGGGCAAGCGTTAATGCTTGAGAACTACTATACCCTGGTCAAAAGTTTCAACAGAGAGTTGCTGAGAGACTACGGGAAGAAAATTTTCACGCTCGGTGACCCGAAGGCGGTTCTCCACGCTTCTAAGACGACTCAGTTCACGATTGAACTCTTAAGCAACTTACACGTCAACGAGGCGTTTTCAATCAGTGCGATGGCTCAATCACTGCTCCACTTTCACGACGTAAAAGTCCGCTCTAAACTGAAAGAAGTATTCGAAAACATGGAATTCTCATCCGCCTCAGAGGAGGTTCTGTCATTTATTCACCTACTCGATTTCTATCAGGATGGCAGGGTTGTTTTAACCATTTACGATTATCTCCCCGATAGGGTGGATTTGATTTTATTGTGTAAGTGGGGTTGTGATAAAATAGTTGAAGTCTCGTCTTCAGCGAAGAAAACCGTTGAGAAGCTTGTAGGAAGAAAGGTTTCCCTATCCTGGGCTAATTACTTAGACTATGTTTAG
- a CDS encoding thiamine-phosphate kinase: MTILAELGERNVIEEIVKTVGTRVSTGEVLSYPDDAKDLLPKAPRLIVNVDGYGIDRLRLPWRDSSDIGWCAITGSVSDVIAKGGFPDAVLIALGLPPGYPLEELRKLAEGVKDAIDYYAIRLVGGDTNSSSEPWIAVTAIGFTPAKKPPTRKGLRVNDYIVVTGIYGAMGFAAIKGIEEAGRRHWVVERTKRPVAIKELSVVISSNYRWITASMDVSDGLGYTLQTLSIESDARILLTQPPLYEPSLIDECQGSMECVVKTAMSGGEEYGVVLGIRPEGLNNVVKDLEYYNIPFRVVGRVVDGEPGVFYGDKPLEFASWDQFKGWG, translated from the coding sequence ATGACAATACTTGCGGAGCTCGGTGAAAGAAACGTTATCGAAGAAATCGTTAAAACCGTGGGGACGCGTGTCTCCACAGGCGAAGTACTATCATACCCTGACGATGCGAAGGATTTGCTCCCGAAAGCCCCACGGCTGATCGTCAATGTTGATGGCTACGGCATAGATAGACTCAGGTTGCCCTGGCGGGATTCAAGCGATATAGGATGGTGTGCTATAACAGGGTCTGTCAGCGATGTAATAGCTAAAGGAGGCTTCCCAGATGCTGTTCTCATAGCCCTTGGACTGCCTCCCGGTTACCCCTTGGAAGAGTTAAGGAAACTAGCAGAGGGGGTAAAGGATGCTATAGACTATTACGCGATTCGGTTAGTCGGTGGAGACACCAACAGTTCAAGCGAGCCTTGGATAGCCGTAACCGCCATCGGTTTCACACCTGCTAAAAAACCTCCCACACGAAAGGGGCTGAGGGTAAATGACTATATAGTAGTGACGGGGATTTACGGCGCAATGGGGTTTGCAGCAATAAAAGGTATTGAAGAAGCTGGAAGGCGGCATTGGGTTGTAGAGAGAACTAAGAGGCCGGTTGCAATCAAAGAATTAAGCGTGGTTATCTCATCAAACTATCGCTGGATTACAGCTTCAATGGACGTTAGCGACGGATTAGGCTATACTTTGCAAACTCTTTCAATAGAAAGTGATGCGAGGATCCTGCTTACCCAGCCACCATTATACGAGCCAAGCTTAATTGATGAGTGCCAAGGTAGTATGGAATGCGTGGTTAAAACCGCAATGAGCGGTGGAGAAGAATATGGAGTTGTCCTCGGAATCAGGCCTGAAGGGTTGAATAATGTCGTAAAGGACTTAGAGTATTATAACATACCATTCAGAGTGGTTGGAAGAGTTGTAGACGGAGAACCGGGAGTATTTTATGGCGATAAGCCTTTAGAATTCGCGTCATGGGATCAATTTAAAGGATGGGGCTAA
- a CDS encoding oligosaccharide flippase family protein, which produces MNDEQLGNVSFQAVIYGFTTLFQIIIQVFTMMYISRILGPELYGLYNLSLVPLTFLLMFSDLGFNAALFRYSSISHSKRNYCIIRKAFFFNLKMLFAINLGLSLPLLIFPSELSVALTQRGEISRLVMLTGVTPLAHALFGMSISILAAVEDAEKRAFLQVLQGLVRIVAAIILFSSGYLVEGAVASYIISYIVVALLGLFFVKPFISGRDKCSLETNDYVKFAVSMFIPGLLTGILSRLVSIKLAYATAPLGELGNYVFGNFNAASAFLGAVLSIYGSLATPLLPYLSYQLSNGNNAVRSAERLTNIFNATLIPLSVFALFFSDKVITIVYGVRYGLAPGYFTLMGISLLTFHIGVVYSTLFQVMNDKKIIMLNGLATFIFGVIFLEILSSMFGALGIALTVGLYNVFSHIFYFVYGKTKYKTNIEALKALKTLFSTIISCLVSYVTVSMITGFILTFTMLDPTGLFLLRTLSLLLAFTITLQIYAFLMAVLGGLDEVDIAFIEKMFSRIKFIGWFVEYLARVYKKIYYASRGKARRETL; this is translated from the coding sequence ATGAATGATGAACAGCTAGGGAATGTGTCTTTTCAAGCAGTGATATACGGTTTCACAACCCTGTTTCAAATCATAATTCAAGTTTTCACAATGATGTATATTTCAAGAATCCTGGGACCCGAGCTTTATGGATTATACAACCTTTCCCTGGTTCCATTAACCTTTCTCTTAATGTTTTCCGATCTTGGCTTCAACGCCGCATTATTCAGGTACTCTTCAATAAGTCATTCGAAGAGAAATTATTGCATCATTAGGAAAGCCTTCTTTTTCAACCTTAAAATGCTTTTCGCAATCAACCTTGGATTGTCCCTGCCTCTCTTAATTTTTCCGAGCGAGCTAAGTGTTGCTTTAACCCAGAGAGGTGAAATATCTCGGCTTGTAATGCTCACTGGTGTAACACCTCTCGCCCACGCATTATTTGGAATGTCAATCTCGATTCTTGCTGCCGTGGAGGATGCTGAGAAAAGGGCTTTTCTCCAAGTATTACAGGGTTTAGTGAGAATTGTAGCGGCTATTATACTGTTCTCCTCGGGCTACTTAGTAGAGGGGGCTGTGGCCTCGTACATTATAAGCTATATCGTCGTAGCGCTTCTCGGATTGTTTTTTGTTAAACCATTTATTTCAGGAAGAGATAAGTGTTCCCTCGAGACAAACGATTATGTGAAATTCGCAGTCAGCATGTTCATTCCAGGGCTTCTAACTGGGATTTTAAGCCGACTAGTATCTATTAAATTAGCATACGCAACGGCTCCTTTAGGTGAACTGGGTAATTACGTTTTCGGAAACTTCAATGCTGCATCAGCCTTTTTGGGGGCTGTTTTATCAATATATGGCTCGCTCGCAACTCCGCTTCTACCATACTTATCCTATCAATTGAGTAATGGAAACAACGCGGTGAGATCAGCGGAGAGATTAACGAACATATTTAATGCTACATTAATACCGTTGTCCGTGTTTGCACTGTTTTTCTCGGATAAGGTGATCACCATTGTCTACGGAGTCAGGTACGGTCTGGCTCCGGGTTACTTCACCTTAATGGGGATATCTCTCTTAACATTCCACATAGGGGTTGTCTACTCTACCTTATTCCAGGTAATGAATGATAAGAAAATAATAATGTTGAACGGCCTGGCAACTTTTATCTTCGGGGTTATCTTCCTCGAAATATTATCATCCATGTTCGGAGCGTTAGGCATTGCGTTAACCGTTGGATTATACAATGTTTTCTCGCACATCTTCTACTTTGTTTATGGGAAAACTAAGTATAAGACTAATATTGAAGCGTTGAAGGCGTTGAAAACCCTGTTTTCCACCATTATCTCGTGTCTAGTTTCATACGTTACAGTTTCAATGATAACGGGATTCATCTTAACGTTCACCATGCTTGATCCAACAGGGTTGTTTCTATTGAGAACGCTTTCATTATTGCTCGCGTTCACTATCACTCTCCAAATATACGCGTTCCTCATGGCTGTGCTAGGGGGGCTCGACGAGGTAGATATAGCTTTTATTGAGAAAATGTTTTCGAGAATAAAGTTCATAGGATGGTTTGTCGAGTATCTTGCAAGAGTTTACAAGAAAATCTACTATGCTTCCCGAGGCAAGGCTAGAAGAGAAACACTTTGA
- a CDS encoding molybdopterin molybdotransferase MoeA codes for MKTLYDLIEVDEAIEVFTRILSKVNLQAESVRIDEALGRIAASDVKADFDFPDQDRSAVDGYAVVAEDTYYATQYNPVELRLVEERHDNSCIGKGEAFEVFTGNPIPCGANAVVMKEDVVRDKDRILVLKPVPVGGNISRKGEDYAKDSVLVPKGTVLNPFHIAIIASNGLRTVKVYEKLRVGIISTGNEIVSPGIARKQGEYYDSTGTLISQLLVQDGFYRVNYYGILPDDEEVLSEALEEAVLENDIVITLGGTGVSGSDVVIDAAEKKGEVVFRGVKMRPGRPTSSSLLNGKPILHLSGYPVAAWTGYEVIFRRAVAKAFNLVNYNRRMAFAKLSRRLPNQVGYQTYVRVQLKTVENELIAEPYMLRGSGVLSSLVFSQGYVEIPSNIEGYEKGEIIKVFLF; via the coding sequence ATGAAAACATTATACGATTTAATAGAAGTGGACGAAGCAATAGAGGTTTTTACAAGGATCCTTTCAAAGGTAAATTTGCAAGCCGAGTCTGTGAGAATAGATGAAGCGTTGGGAAGGATTGCGGCTTCTGATGTGAAGGCTGATTTCGATTTTCCAGATCAGGATAGAAGTGCTGTGGACGGTTACGCGGTTGTGGCCGAGGACACTTATTACGCTACTCAATACAATCCCGTTGAATTAAGGCTTGTTGAAGAGAGGCACGATAATTCATGTATTGGAAAAGGGGAGGCGTTTGAAGTATTCACAGGCAACCCAATTCCCTGCGGAGCTAACGCAGTGGTTATGAAAGAAGATGTTGTGAGAGATAAGGATAGGATTTTAGTTTTAAAACCAGTTCCTGTTGGCGGAAACATCTCGAGGAAAGGAGAGGATTACGCAAAAGACTCTGTATTGGTCCCGAAGGGAACGGTGCTCAACCCTTTTCACATTGCCATAATCGCTAGCAATGGTTTGAGAACAGTTAAAGTCTATGAAAAACTGAGAGTGGGTATAATATCCACGGGGAATGAAATCGTAAGCCCAGGAATAGCCAGAAAGCAGGGCGAATACTATGATTCAACAGGCACTCTAATCTCCCAATTACTGGTTCAAGACGGATTCTACAGGGTGAACTACTATGGAATATTACCGGATGATGAGGAAGTTTTATCAGAAGCCCTAGAGGAGGCTGTACTTGAGAACGATATAGTTATCACTCTGGGCGGGACAGGTGTTAGCGGGAGCGATGTCGTGATAGATGCCGCTGAGAAGAAGGGTGAGGTGGTGTTCAGAGGGGTGAAAATGAGGCCGGGAAGACCGACGAGCAGTTCCTTGCTGAACGGTAAGCCAATCCTACATCTTTCGGGATATCCCGTTGCAGCATGGACTGGTTACGAGGTCATATTTCGTAGAGCGGTTGCAAAGGCTTTTAACCTTGTGAACTATAACAGGCGGATGGCTTTCGCGAAACTGTCGAGAAGGCTTCCAAACCAAGTAGGCTATCAAACATACGTGAGAGTCCAGTTGAAAACCGTTGAAAACGAGTTAATAGCCGAACCCTACATGTTAAGAGGTAGTGGAGTATTATCCTCGCTCGTCTTCTCGCAAGGTTATGTGGAAATACCTTCAAATATTGAGGGTTACGAGAAAGGAGAGATTATCAAAGTGTTTCTCTTCTAG